TCAGTAACCATTAGTATTATTTATCTGGCTAATTGGTTTGATGATGTTTCAGGAACCTGATGCAGAATTATTTGACAGGTCCCGTCCCATCATTCATTGGGAAATTTCCCATGCAGTACTTGTAAGAATTATATTTCAAAATTTGATTGTGCCTCATTTATTAGCTACCACTTAATTTGTCTTAACCACATTTTTGTTTCTGAAAACATTGCAAGATCTCTAGCTATCAATCCGCTATCTGGAACACTTCCAAAGGAGCTTGGGAACCTTACCAATCTTATCTCATTGTAAGAGTTCCCTGATTATTGTATACTTTATCTACTAAGTTCTACATAAAACTTGTTAACCTTGCGTGGCTACTCGACATTGGACTATATTTAGTACTAGGTGAAATAAAGCACATCttaaaataataaatattggcaCATCAACATCGTTTCCCCCTTGTATTtggtgtttcaaatgtttcagattgTTCATCAAACAAAAAAAGTATGACTTTTTTCTGTTCATAGCATCACATACATGTGCGTAATCGCATTCTGAACTACTCACTTTTTCTTTCAGGGGCATTAGTTTGAACAATTTTACTGGTGAACTTCCTTCTGAACTGGGCAACTTGACCAAACTGGAGCAAATGTAAAATGCATCTTTTGTATTTCCAAACTTCACTTCTGAATGAACTAAAAGTTTTGTCAACTGTCTTTGCAGATACATTGACAGCTCTGGCTTCAGCGGTCCATTCCCTTCGACATTCTCAAAGCTTAAGAACTTGAGGATCCTGTATGCTCAATACTGCAGCAACAAGTTATGTCCGATGTAATATCACACTCTTAGTGTAATATATTTTCTTGTGCGTGCAGCTGGGCATCGGACAATGATTTCACAGGAAAAATACCTGATTTCATCGGGAGCCTGACTCAGTTGGAAGTTCTGTAAGACTACTATTAATTGCTTCACATGATCATTTAGTACATTTTTTTATGAACCAAGGCTTCCTGGAAACTGTGCAATAGGACTTTGTGCATATGCTCTTTGCTTATTCATAAGCACAATAATTCTTTTCACTTTTCACTCCTAATAGAAATGTTACACATTTTCATGCGATCAGATCAAACTGGCTGATAAAAAAGTCATGATACTTCATGCTTAACGTTTATTATGTTCAAATGACAAATAATCTTTCAGCAGCCGGCTTATTAGGAACACAAATTTATGAACTTGTAGGAGGTTCCAAGGAAATTCTTTTGAAGGCCCAATCCCAAAAAGTATATCCAATCTAACCAAATTGACGGACTTGTAAGTACTTCATTCATTGTTGCCCCTGTTCCTTTGATAGTTGACAAGGTCAATCTTGTCGCGGAAACTGATTTGTTAGACATCTTCATGTGCAGACGGATTGGTGATATTGTAAATGGGAGCTCTTCATTGTCCTTTATCAGTAACTTGACATCTTTGAATGTCCTGTATGTGACATACTTTTCACTGTAAATGTACAGTTTCATATCTTGGCAGTGTAGATGGTACTGACATTGGTTATCTTTCTACAGGATATTGAGGAACTGCAGGATATCTGATACTCTTGCAACAGCAAATTTTTCTAATCTAGCGGGATTGACCTTATTGTAAGTATTTCATTATATGCAATTGTACAAATGTCTGTTGCTGTTGCTTTTCTTTCACAAAATTTCAATTGGAGCATCTTTTCAAGTAATATTTCTGTCTCATGGCACAGGGACTTGAGCTTTAACAATCTCACAGGCCAAATTCCACAATCCATACTGAATTTGGACAAGCTTGGATTCTTGTAAGGGATTCTTTTAAGAGATCATCTTCATAATACAACTGAACTCCTAAGCTGATGCTTGTATGTTTTGCTTGTCACAAACATTAACAAATTCAGGTTTCTCGGAAACAATAGCCTTTCTGGGAGCCTGCCTGATGTTAAAAGCCCTTCACTAAACAATTTGTATGTCAGGAAATTTCAGTGTTGTCTAACATAATTTTATATTTTAATTACTGAAACTCTGTATTTATTTCATCtgtaataattttttttattttttcagagATTTTTCTTACAACCAGCTCTCTGGTAGCTTCCCTTCTTGGGCTATCCAGAATAATTTGCAATTGTAAGTTGAAAGTACAAATTTTTCCTTGAAGGACAAAAATTTAGATATGCTCAAGGTTGTATCACTCTGTTGtttgacaagttttttttttttttaaaaaaaaaggaattTGGTGGCAAACAACTTCATTCTTGGTAGCAGCAACAACAGGTACTTTAAAATTTAGTTATGCCTTCTGAGAGTTTTTTTAGTTGAGAACGTTAaacttcttattttcttcaaatGTGCAGCATTCTACCTTCAGGCCTAAACTGTCTCCAGCAAGATATTCCTTGTTTCCATGGTTCTCCAGAATGTATGTTTCTCACTCTTTACCATCTTCAGCAGTTGACACGGTCTCAGGGATTGCAATATAGTTAATATATATACTTCTTAATTGCAGATTCCTCCTTTGCGGTAGACTGTGGAAGTAACAGATCTATGAGGGGCTCAGATAATACTTTTTATGAAATCGATCCTACAAATATTGGAGCTGCATCATATTATGTTACTGGTCAAACAAGATGGGGTGTTAGCAATGTAGGAAAATTTAATGAGGCCCCAAATGGAAGTTACATAATATATAGTTCCCAGCGGTTTCAGAATGCACTGGATTCAGAACTATTCCAAACAGCAAGGATGTCCCCATCATCACTGCGGTACTATGGCATTGGACTTGAGAATGGAAATTACACTGTTGAGCTTCAGTTTGCAGAGTTTGCTTATCCAGAGTCACCCACCTGGCAAAGCACTGGAAGGAGAGTTTTTGACATATACATCCAGGTGCATATCGCCATATCCCATGCATCATAGATCAGGAGTTTTGATGTTTCCTAGACAAAAGACTTTGTTATCTTACTTGACATTTGTACAGGGTGGTCTGAAAGAAAAGAACTTTGACATAAGGAAGACGGCTGGTGGAAAATCTTATGTTGCAGTGTATAAGAAATACAATGCAACTGTGTCCAAAAACTTCCTTGAGATCCATCTGTTCTGGGCAGGCAAGGGCACTTGTTGCATTCCAACCCAAGGGTACTATGGACCCATGATCTCAGCATTAAGTGTGACACCAAGTACTGTCTAACCCAATCTATGAATAATAGCTTGAAATAAGTATCCTATTGGATGCTAATATATCAAACGTCCTTTTTTCAGATTTTACTCCTACTGTGCGAAATGGTGTTCCCAAAAAGAAAAGCAAAGCAGGGGCAATTGCTGGAATAGTAATTGGTGCTTCTGTTTTAGGACTAGCCGCCTTAGCTGGAATCTTTATGCTGGTACAGAAGCGAAGAAGAATAGCACAGCAACAAGAAGGTATCAAATACATTTATACAGTAATTTAGACATCGAATCTTACAATTGACTGATTCTGATTCTTTCTCAATtggaatgaaacaaaataaacaGAGCTTTACAACATGGTCGGAAGACCAAACGTCTTCAGTAATGCTGAACTAAAGTTAGCTACAGATAACTTCAGTTCTCAAAATATTCTTGGAGAAGGCGGGTATGGACCAGTTTATAAGGTTACTCCCTCACAATTTCTCTTGCAAATGCAGCTTTCTAATAAATTTTTGTAGAAGTTGGTAACGAATGCAGCTTTCTAGAAACATATATggacaatcatatatatatatattacttttTCTTTTTGCAGGGTAAGCTACCTGATGGGAGGATAATAGCTGTGAAGCAACTTTCTCAAACATCTCATCAGGGGAAAAGCCAGTTCGTAACAGAAGTGGCCACAATTTCTACTGTGCAACACCGCAATCTTGTGAAGCTATATGGTTGTTGCATTGACAGTAACACCCCCCTGCTGGTCTATGAGTATCATGAGAATGGAAGCCTTGATCGAGCACTCTTTGGTGTGCTCACTTTGACTCATCCCCATCACTACACGCCTTTAACCGCATTTGTAGTTATAATAAAAACAATATTTCTCAAAGATTTTGTTTTTGAATGTACAGGTGACAGTGGCTTGAGCCTTGACTGGCCAACACGCTTTGAGATCATTTTAGGTATTGCAAGAGGCCTAACCTATCTTCATGAGGAGTCCAGCGTGCGCATCGTGCATAGGGACATCAAGGCCAGCAATGTTTTACTTGACACCGACCTCACACCCAAGATCTCCGATTTTGGGCTTGCCAAGCTCTTTGATGAGAAGAAGACTCATGTCAGCACTAAAATTGCAGGCACATTGTAAGTGCATTTCACCTTTGCCCGTGCTGTGAATGTAGCTCTGAATCCTGATCTGACTAATTGAATCTCCGTATCCGTTGTCAAGTGGATACCTGGCGCCTGAGTATGCCATGAGAGGCCATCTGACTGAAAAGGCCGACGTTTTTGCCTTCGGGGTGGTGGCATTGGAGACTGTCGCAGGTCGATCAAACACTGACAGTTCCTTGGAGGAAGACAGGATCTATCTCTTTGAGTGGGTAAGCTGATCAAATATCCTTAAGCCCAAAGAAAACACCTCGGTTCCTTCTTGTAAACCTACTGATCGCTGAAGCATTCGACGATTTGCAGGCCTGGGAGCTGTACGAAAGGGACCAAGCACTCGGCATCTTGGACGCAAGGATCCAAGAATTCGACAGCGAAGAGGCACTGAGAGTCATCAGTGTCGCCCTCCTCTGCACGCAGGGTTCGCCTCACCAGCGGCCACCGATGTCGCGGGTCGTGAAAATGCTCACCGGAGACATCGAGGTGACCGAGGTGGTGACCAAGCCAAGCTACATCACTGAGTGGCAGCGCAGGGGTGGGAACACCAGCTACGTTACTAGCGACTACTCTGGCGACACGACCGGGGAGTTCAGCATGCAGAGGGAGACTATCGCGCCTCACACTCCGTCGCCGGCGATGACTGGAATCATCGAGGACGGACGGTGATTACACAGGCTGCTGCTGGATTAATTTGATCTGAACGGGAAATCTTTGAACATAGTCGAACCATGTTTGTGTGGTATATGTGGAAGACAAGTCGATTTGCTAGATTAGCATGTTAAGAAAAAAACAAAACTTGACCTGGTATATATTAGTATTTTGTTTGAATGAATGCAGAGCTCTGcccctttttaaaaaaaaatatatattttgtttCCTTCATAAAACTAACAATACGCTGAGAATACTCTGCACCTTATATATAATGCAATGCTCTTCTTGTATGCTGGTGTTGGGCGTGTGCAATGCTAGTATTGTTTGGTTGATGGAAATCTAGTAATCTACGCACATATTTAACAACAATAGTTTATGGATATATATTGAGACGAGGGCAGATAGTTGTTTGTTGAGTGATTTTCAATCCCACAGCCGTAAACTTTTCATGTATGTTTTTATCTTAAAATTAGCAAATGCCCGTACGATTCATGTATGTTTTTATCTTAAAATTAGCAAATGCCCGTACGATGCAACAACGAGGCCAAAAAATACTATCAAATATTAATGAAAAACAAACATTAAATAAATATTCATTTTTCCCTTTCTATAAAATTTGaaagctataatttattttatggtCACCATTACATCTATAATATAATTTAACATTCGCAATAATATAGCATGGCCTATTAAGTTTGTATCAAATTAAAAATACAACCTTGATATATCTTTTTTTCTCCTATTGTAAGACACAGATTTGTAACTTTAATTTTTCATACTAACCATGTGTTGGTGACATAGATATTAAGTTCTATGGCTTATTTTGAGGATCCATATCCA
This DNA window, taken from Miscanthus floridulus cultivar M001 chromosome 13, ASM1932011v1, whole genome shotgun sequence, encodes the following:
- the LOC136499040 gene encoding probable LRR receptor-like serine/threonine-protein kinase At1g56130 isoform X1; translation: MVASRCSTGGGSHGGRLLWVLLACSWVAATRGQQTARTDPAEVVALNTILGRWGLKASPAWDISGEPCSGVAVDTTNVDNNPNINPAIKCDCTYNNATVCHITKLKVYALNVVGQIPAELQNLTYLNNLNLMQNYLTGPVPSFIGKFPMQYLSLAINPLSGTLPKELGNLTNLISLGISLNNFTGELPSELGNLTKLEQIYIDSSGFSGPFPSTFSKLKNLRILWASDNDFTGKIPDFIGSLTQLEVLRFQGNSFEGPIPKSISNLTKLTDLRIGDIVNGSSSLSFISNLTSLNVLILRNCRISDTLATANFSNLAGLTLLDLSFNNLTGQIPQSILNLDKLGFLFLGNNSLSGSLPDVKSPSLNNLDFSYNQLSGSFPSWAIQNNLQLNLVANNFILGSSNNSILPSGLNCLQQDIPCFHGSPEYSSFAVDCGSNRSMRGSDNTFYEIDPTNIGAASYYVTGQTRWGVSNVGKFNEAPNGSYIIYSSQRFQNALDSELFQTARMSPSSLRYYGIGLENGNYTVELQFAEFAYPESPTWQSTGRRVFDIYIQGGLKEKNFDIRKTAGGKSYVAVYKKYNATVSKNFLEIHLFWAGKGTCCIPTQGYYGPMISALSVTPNFTPTVRNGVPKKKSKAGAIAGIVIGASVLGLAALAGIFMLVQKRRRIAQQQEELYNMVGRPNVFSNAELKLATDNFSSQNILGEGGYGPVYKGKLPDGRIIAVKQLSQTSHQGKSQFVTEVATISTVQHRNLVKLYGCCIDSNTPLLVYEYHENGSLDRALFGVLTLTHPHHYTPLTAFVVIIKTIFLKDFVFECTGDSGLSLDWPTRFEIILGIARGLTYLHEESSVRIVHRDIKASNVLLDTDLTPKISDFGLAKLFDEKKTHVSTKIAGTFGYLAPEYAMRGHLTEKADVFAFGVVALETVAGRSNTDSSLEEDRIYLFEWAWELYERDQALGILDARIQEFDSEEALRVISVALLCTQGSPHQRPPMSRVVKMLTGDIEVTEVVTKPSYITEWQRRGGNTSYVTSDYSGDTTGEFSMQRETIAPHTPSPAMTGIIEDGR
- the LOC136499040 gene encoding probable LRR receptor-like serine/threonine-protein kinase At1g56130 isoform X2; the protein is MVASRCSTGGGSHGGRLLWVLLACSWVAATRGQQTARTDPAEVVALNTILGRWGLKASPAWDISGEPCSGVAVDTTNVDNNPNINPAIKCDCTYNNATVCHITKLKVYALNVVGQIPAELQNLTYLNNLNLMQNYLTGPVPSFIGKFPMQYLSLAINPLSGTLPKELGNLTNLISLGISLNNFTGELPSELGNLTKLEQIYIDSSGFSGPFPSTFSKLKNLRILWASDNDFTGKIPDFIGSLTQLEVLRFQGNSFEGPIPKSISNLTKLTDLRIGDIVNGSSSLSFISNLTSLNVLILRNCRISDTLATANFSNLAGLTLLDLSFNNLTGQIPQSILNLDKLGFLFLGNNSLSGSLPDVKSPSLNNLDFSYNQLSGSFPSWAIQNNLQLNLVANNFILGSSNNSILPSGLNCLQQDIPCFHGSPEYSSFAVDCGSNRSMRGSDNTFYEIDPTNIGAASYYVTGQTRWGVSNVGKFNEAPNGSYIIYSSQRFQNALDSELFQTARMSPSSLRYYGIGLENGNYTVELQFAEFAYPESPTWQSTGRRVFDIYIQGGLKEKNFDIRKTAGGKSYVAVYKKYNATVSKNFLEIHLFWAGKGTCCIPTQGYYGPMISALSVTPNFTPTVRNGVPKKKSKAGAIAGIVIGASVLGLAALAGIFMLVQKRRRIAQQQEELYNMVGRPNVFSNAELKLATDNFSSQNILGEGGYGPVYKGKLPDGRIIAVKQLSQTSHQGKSQFVTEVATISTVQHRNLVKLYGCCIDSNTPLLVYEYHENGSLDRALFGDSGLSLDWPTRFEIILGIARGLTYLHEESSVRIVHRDIKASNVLLDTDLTPKISDFGLAKLFDEKKTHVSTKIAGTFGYLAPEYAMRGHLTEKADVFAFGVVALETVAGRSNTDSSLEEDRIYLFEWAWELYERDQALGILDARIQEFDSEEALRVISVALLCTQGSPHQRPPMSRVVKMLTGDIEVTEVVTKPSYITEWQRRGGNTSYVTSDYSGDTTGEFSMQRETIAPHTPSPAMTGIIEDGR